In the Chloroflexaceae bacterium genome, CCACGATCAACGCCAGCGCCCCGATCACCGAGAGGGCAATCATGGCCCGGCGCGACGGGCCGCCTTTCCGTGGCACATCTACCGATGGAGAAGACATAGTGGCGCTTTCATGTTTCTGCGCGGTTGAGCGTAACGATTATGGAGTTGCTCCCGCGCCTCCTCACTTCGAGCCGCGTCCATTGCCAGCCGGCGTGGCTAGCGGTCGCCCGGAGCGGCGCGCGGCGCGCACATCGTCGGGTTGAACCGGCTCTTCGCCAGCGAAATAGAGGGTGTCGCTGGGAATATCGTAGCGGTAGCGCCTACGGCGCCAGGCGCCGTAGGGATCGCGATAGACCAGTGTCACCCGCCAGAGCGGGCCGACCGGATCGTAGACCTCCTCAGTGATGAAGACCGGCTGGTCCGGCGCGAAGACGACCCGCAGCCGCTCGTGGCAGGCAGTCAGGGTGGCTGTGTCGGGCGAGGCGCTGATGGTCATGGTAGTGCTCCTGCCAGGACGGTTTTCCATAATGGTGAGCATGCTGTTGCTCATTATACCATTGAGACAATGGCCGGTGGAGCAGCCCGGTAGAGCAACCCTGAGGGTTGCTCTACCGGCAGTTTTGTAGTCCCCTGGTCCCATAAGGACTATAGCCGGATAGGACCATAGTCCTATAGCCATGCTTTCCGGGGCTATGGTAAAAATTTGGTTAAAAGGAGGCAAACAGGGGAATGCTTATGGTGCGTGAACTGATTGAGCCGCCTACGGACGTAATGGATACGCATGTACTGCGCGAGTTCCTGGACATGGTAGGTCCAGATGGCCCGGCCCTGTTGCGCAGTATTGTCGAAACCTATGCCATAGAGACGCCGCCGCTGCTCGCGGCGCTGGGTCTGGCGCTCGAACGCGGCGATCCGCGGGCCGTTTCCCGGCTGGCCCACCGGCTGCAGGGGAGTTGCCTGAGCATTGGCGCCAGCGCCCTGGCAGCGCGTTGCGCCGCGATCGAAGCGGCCTGTAACCAGGGGCAGCCTCTCTCGCCCGACCTCCACCTCGCGCTCGAAGAGCAATTTGCCGCTACAACAGCGGCTCTCCGCGCCTTTGTCGCCGATCTCCCATAAATCTGTCACGAAGGCAAGGCTCAGGGCAACCTGATGTCTTCTTGCTCCTGCCACCGGGGAGGGCTGGACTCTCTCGACGGACATTGAGGAGGTGAAGCCTTTCCCCGTCATCCGTTCGGCCCGCAGGCGGAATAAAAAAACAGTGCGGAGAGCCGCCCTCTCCGCACCTCTCGCCATATGCGACTGCCGGCGGGTTGCTCACACTTCCATCACCATTGGCAGCACCATCGGGCGCCGCTTTGTCTCGCGGTACAGGAACTCGCTCACCACGTCCTTGATCTTCCGGTTAATGAAGCTCGCGTCTACGCCCGCGCCGCTGACCACCCCGTTGCGCGTCGTGAGCGCAGCGCGCACGGCCTCCTTCGTCGCCTCAACGAGATCCTGGCTCTGGCGCATGTACACAAAGCCGCGCGAGACCACATCGGGACCGGAGACCAGTTCGCCGGTGGCGCTGTCAATGCCCACGACGACGATAAGCATGCCGTCTTTGGCGAGCATCTGCCGGTCACGCACGACCACGTTGCCCACATCGCCGACTGTCGTCCCGTCCACGTAGATGTATCCGACGGGCGCCTTGCCGGTGATCTTGCCGAAGCCGCGGGAGAACTCCATAATCGTGCCACCCTCGGGGATGAGCACGTTGTCGTTGGTATAGCCGGCGCCCATGCCCACGGCCATCTTGCGGTAGAGCACCATATGGCGATAGTCGCCGTGGAAGGGCACCACGAACTCCGGTCGCAGCAGGGAGAGCACCAGTTTCAGTTCCTCCTGGGCGGCGTGGCCGGAGACGTGCACATTGGCCTGGCCGCCGTAGATCACCTCGGCGCCGAGCTTGAACAGGTTATTGATAACGCGCCCCACGCTGACCTCGTTGCCGGGGATGGGGGTGGCCGAGACCACCACCGTATCGCCTGGTTTGATCTTCACGTGGGGATAGTCGCGGTTGGCCATGCGGTTGAGGGCGGCCATCGGCTCACCCTGGGAACCGGTGCAGATGACGGCGATCTGATCATCGGGGTAGGCCGACAGTTCATTAGGCCGAATCAGGGTGCCCGGCTCGGCGCGCAGGAAGCCCATCTCGAAGGCAATGCGCGAGTTGTTCTCCATGCTGCGACCGGCGATCAGCACCTTGCGCCCGTAGGCTTCGGCTGAGTCGATGACCTGCTGGACCCGGCTGATATTCGAGGCGAAGGTCGCCACAATGATGCGTCCGGGGGCGATGGCGAAGATATTGTCGAAGGCTTCGCCGACGGTCTGCTCGGAGGGGGTGTAGCCTTTCGTCTCCACCCGCACACAGTCCGTAATCAGCACCAGCGGCTTACGCTGACCCAGTTCGGCGATCTTCTGAATATCGGTGGGTTTGCCATCAACCGGGGTATGGTCGAGCTTCCAGTCGGTCAGGTACACCACCAGGCCGGGAGGCAGATTTATCGCGAAGCCGACCGCATCGGGGATCGAGTGAGCGATATGGAACGGTTCAATGGTGAATGACCCGACCTGAAACGGATCAGTATCGTTGATCACCACCTGGGTGACCTTGTCAAGGAGGCGATGTTCCTTGAGCTTATTCCCGAGCAGGCCATGGGTCAGGCGGGTGGCGAAGATCGGCGGATACCCCAGGTCGCCGATGAGGTGCGGAACGGCGCCGATATGATCCTCGTGGCCGTGGGTTAACAGGATGCCTTTGATTTTATCGGTCTTTTCACGCAGGTAGGTGATATCGGGCAGCACCAGGTCAACGCCGAGCATCTCGGCTTCAGGGAACATGACGCCGCAATCGAGGATGAGAATCTCATCGCCGTACTCCACGACCCACATGTTTCGCCCGACTTCACCGGCGCCGCCGAGGGGGATCATGCGCACTCTCTGTTTTGCCATAGGTGTTGGTTGAAGCCGACGCACTGGCTGCGCTGGCCAGAAGGGGCTTCATCTCCTTTCTGAACATGTCGCGAGCGGCGGGCAGGCGCGCTCATTAGTCGGCCAGGCCGCGCCAGGCAGCGTGTCTGCGGGCGCCGTGGCCGAAAGCCGGGTATACGAGAGAGGCGCCGGCGGGCAGGCGCCTCGATTCACCAGACCAGTTATGCCGTCGCCGGGGCGCGTTCGGCGGGGGAGGTCGCTTCGAGCGCGCCACGGATGGCGTCGAGCAACTCTTCGCGCTCCTCCAGCCCGGGGTAGATCGGCAGGCGATTAGCGCCCCAGCTCTGGCGGTGGAGGAAGCGCGCCACGGGATGGCCAATCTGCACGCTCGGATCGATGTCGAGCAGCAGTTCATCGAATGGTTCGTCGGAGTCGGCATCAACCGGGCGCACAGCGCGCACCTGATTCCAGGGACACACCACGCTAACGCCCAGGCTCTCGAAGTGCAGCCCATCAGGGGCCGGCGTGTAGGCCGCGGCCCATTCCGCCAGTAGCGACCAGATCAGCAGCGGCGTGGCGACGATGAGCGCCAGCATCAGCAACGCCGGCACCACCTGGCCCACACTCAGACCCTGGGCCAGGCTCTCCTGAAGGCTCGGCCAGAATTGCAGGGGGTTATAGCTGATCCGCAGCGTGCTCGCGAAGCTCCACAGCGCGAACACCCAGATCAGCAGCGCCGCCGCGAGCAGCACCAGCAGATTGCGTCTGCCTGCGGCGGAGAGACGGTAGGTTTTCATGCCCGACAAGTCCGATAACCAGGAATGCCGATGCCCAGCTCTCAAAAGAGACTCAGTTGTTCCAGCGGCGGCTCATCGTCGGAGACCGAAGCCGCGGATTCTTCCGCCGCAGCTTCACGTTCAGCCTCGGCCAGTATCTCGGGCAGCCGCCGGAAGTCAGCCTCAATTAACGGGCGATTCTGCGGTTGATGCAGCGCCGCTGCCGGGTGGATCATCGGCACAATCAGCCGCCCGTCTACCTTGCGCGGCTGGCCGTGGATGCGCGAGATCTTCTCGCCCGGCAGAAACAGGTTCATCGAAAAACGGCCAAGCGTGACGATCACGCGCGGCTGGAGGGCCTCGATCTGGCGGAACAGAAACGCCTGGGTGCAGACGCTGATCTCCTCGGGTTGAGGATCGCGGTTCTGCGGCGGGCGGCATTTCACCACGTTGCCGATGAACACCTCAGTGCGCCGCAACCCGGCCATGGCGAGCAATTCATCGAGAAACTGGCCCGCCGGACCCACGAAGGGACGGCCGCGCCGGTCCTCGTGATAGCCAGGGCCTTCGCCGATGAACATGATCCTGGCGTCCGGCGGTCCTTCACCGGGAACCGCGTGCGTGCGCCCGATGTGCAGGGGGCAGCGCGTGCAGGTCTGGATTTCCCGGGCGATCAGTTGCAGGGTTTCAGCAGCGCTCAACGGGCACGCCTGTAGCCTCTTCAAGAGTTATTTTACCTCCTGTATTATACCTGATCCTGACGGGCGGGCACAAGATGTCGCCCTGGAGATGGTGTTCATATCTGCCGACCACGTTCGTGCCGCAGAGAGGGTGGAGGGGCGCAACCGGCTTAACTCTCCATTCCTCGGCGCACTCTGGGGTAAATCTGAATATGTGCGTGTTGGAAGGGAGTCCCGTTTGCCCCGTCACTACGGCTGTGCTACGATACATAACACCGGGCAAATCAAGCCTATGACGGCGCAATGGAGCGCCACGGCAAAGTGGATGGTCCCTCAGGGCCGTCCCGACAGGCTCAAGGAGGGTTCCGTGACCGCAACTGCCGCCTCTGACGCGACCGCTGCCACACTCAGCATTCACGCTACTATCCTTGATACGATCGGCAATACGCCCCTGGTGCGCTTGAATAAGCTGGCCCGCGGCATCAAACCCACCGTCGCGGTGAAGGTGGAGTTCCTCAATCCCGGTGGCAGTGTTAAAGATCGTATCGGCATCGCCATGATCGAAGACGCGGAGCGGCGCGGCTTGTTAAAGCCGGGAGGCACAATCGTGGAGCCGACCAGCGGCAATACCGGCATGGGGCTGGCGATTGCCGCCGCGATCAAGGGCTACAAATGCATCTTCGTGATGCCGGATAAGATGAGCGAGGAGAAGATCCGCGCCCTGCGCGCCTTTGGCGCCCGCGTGGTGATTACGCCCACCGCCGTTGAACCCGACGATCCGCGCTCCTACTACTCGGTCTCGCGGCGTCTGGCCGAGGAGACGCCCAATGCTATCCTCGCCGGCCAGTACTGGAACCCGGCCAACCCCGAGGCCCATTACCGCTCCACCGGTCCTGAAATCTGGCGGCAGACCGCCGGGCGGGTCAGCGTATTCGTCGCCGGAATGGGCACCGGCGGGACGATCAGCGGCACGGGCAGGTACCTCAAGGAACGCAACCCCGCCGTCAAGGTGATCGGCGTTGATCCTCTGGGTTCGCTCTACACCGAGTACTTCCGCACCGGCCAGCCGGGCCCGGTGCACGGCTACAAGGTCGAGGGCGTGGGCGAAGATTTTCTCCCTGCCACCATGGATTTCAGCGTGGTGGACGATGTGGTGCAGGTCAGCGATCGCGAGAGCTTCTTGATGACCCGGCGCCTGGTGCGCGAGGAGGGCATCTTCTGCGGCGGTTCGTGCGGCCTGGCGGTCGCCGGCGCCCTGCGCTGGCTCCGCTCGCCCGCAGCCGAGCATCTCACCGAGGAAGATGTGGTGGTGGTGCTGCTCCCCGACAGCGGCAGCCGCTACCTGAGCAAGATCTTCGACGATAACTGGATGCGCGAGAATGGCTTTCTGGACGACGCCACCGTCGGCGACCTGCTGGCTTCCCGCACCGGAACGTTGATCGCTGCCGATGAAACCACCACCGTTGCCGCCGCCATCCGGCAGATGAAGACCCATGGAATCTCGCAGTTGCCGGTGCTTGACCGGCAGGGTGGCCTGCACGGGATCATCAGCGAGAGCGATCTGCTCGATTACCTGGTGAACGGCGGTTCGATGGAGCACACCATTGAAAGCGTCCACACCCACGAGGTTGCGACCGTGACCTTCGATACGCCGCTGGAAGAGTTGACCTCGCTGTTCGGGCGCAGCAATGCCGCCGTCGTGGTGGACGAGGGGCGCGTCGCGGGGATCGTGACAAAGATTGATGTGATTGATTTCCTGGCCTCGCGGAGCCGCTAGGCCTGTGACCGGCAGACGCCGGAAGCAGTCTCTAACCTGAGGAAGGACAAAGCGGGGGTCACCCACAGGGGTGAGGGCGTGGGAGAGCCGGGCCTTCACCGCACAGAATTAACTCGCTACACCCTGGCGTCAAGCCAGGAGCAGGAAGGAGCAATCCCATGTTGTTTGGCGGCGGCAAGAAGAAGGAAGAAGAGGAGAAGGCAAAGGCTCAGCAGGAGCAGGCCGCCCAGGCCATGCGCCAGATGAGCGATCAGCTCGCGCAGAAAGGCAAGGAGATCGCCGAGTTGCAGAAGCAACTCGAGGAGGCGAAGAAGGAAGCGAGCGCCGGTGACGCTGCCGAGAAGGCCCTCGCCGAGGCCCAGGCGCAGATGCAGAAGATGCAGGCGGAAATGGCCCGCCTCCAGGCGGAGGCGGCAAAGGCTCAGCAGGAGGCCGCCGCCGCTGCCGCCAGCGTGGCGGGCAAGGTCGGCAGCGCGCCCGCCGCAGCCGCGCCCGGCCAACTGGCTGTAGGGGTCACTGCCTATGTGCGCAAGACCGGCGGCCAGAACCTGCGCTTCCGCAACGGCCCGGGTCTCGACACCAACGCGTTTGCCAGCCTGCCTCCCGGCACCTCGATGACGCTGCTGGAAGGCCCCGTGCAGAAAGATAACTACCCCTGGTGGCGCGTCCGCACCAGCGATGGTCGCGAGGGCTGGGTTGCGGGCACCGAACTGGTCACGCAGCCGGATTAGGTATACGTAAGAGGGGCCGGGACATTCGCCCGGCCCCTCTTCTTTTTATCCGTGTATTTGAAGCAGGGGTGTGGGGAAACCAGGTTTCCCCGCACCCCTTATTGTTATCGTGCGCGGCAAATCTCAGGCCGGTTCGATCTCGATCCAGGCGCGCTTGACGTCGGCCACGGTCGCGAAGAAGTCGAAGACCGCCTTCAGCAGCCCGTACTTCTCGTCGAGGGCGTCTTTGGCCACGGCGATCTCTTCGGGCGCGAGCAGGCGGGCGCGGGCCTCCACCGTCGGGCCGAGGGGCCGCCCTACCCGATCCGACGGGCCGATCAACACCCGACTGTTGTTGCGGATGCGCTTGACCTTGCCCGAGTCCATCGTCGTCATCACATAGGCCTTGCCATCGCGCAGGGCGAACCAGACAGGCGTCTTGACGGCCTCGCCGCTCTTGCGAAAGGTAAACAGATTGGCGTACTGGTGCCGATGCAGTACGGAGAAAGCCGTCTTCTGTTCGGTCTGTGTCATGGGTTGTAACTCTCCCTGGTTATTGCACTTTCATAATTACATTCTATTGTAA is a window encoding:
- a CDS encoding cystathionine beta-synthase, whose product is MTATAASDATAATLSIHATILDTIGNTPLVRLNKLARGIKPTVAVKVEFLNPGGSVKDRIGIAMIEDAERRGLLKPGGTIVEPTSGNTGMGLAIAAAIKGYKCIFVMPDKMSEEKIRALRAFGARVVITPTAVEPDDPRSYYSVSRRLAEETPNAILAGQYWNPANPEAHYRSTGPEIWRQTAGRVSVFVAGMGTGGTISGTGRYLKERNPAVKVIGVDPLGSLYTEYFRTGQPGPVHGYKVEGVGEDFLPATMDFSVVDDVVQVSDRESFLMTRRLVREEGIFCGGSCGLAVAGALRWLRSPAAEHLTEEDVVVVLLPDSGSRYLSKIFDDNWMRENGFLDDATVGDLLASRTGTLIAADETTTVAAAIRQMKTHGISQLPVLDRQGGLHGIISESDLLDYLVNGGSMEHTIESVHTHEVATVTFDTPLEELTSLFGRSNAAVVVDEGRVAGIVTKIDVIDFLASRSR
- a CDS encoding SH3 domain-containing protein, yielding MLFGGGKKKEEEEKAKAQQEQAAQAMRQMSDQLAQKGKEIAELQKQLEEAKKEASAGDAAEKALAEAQAQMQKMQAEMARLQAEAAKAQQEAAAAAASVAGKVGSAPAAAAPGQLAVGVTAYVRKTGGQNLRFRNGPGLDTNAFASLPPGTSMTLLEGPVQKDNYPWWRVRTSDGREGWVAGTELVTQPD
- a CDS encoding Hpt domain-containing protein, coding for MLMVRELIEPPTDVMDTHVLREFLDMVGPDGPALLRSIVETYAIETPPLLAALGLALERGDPRAVSRLAHRLQGSCLSIGASALAARCAAIEAACNQGQPLSPDLHLALEEQFAATTAALRAFVADLP
- a CDS encoding uracil-DNA glycosylase; translation: MSAAETLQLIAREIQTCTRCPLHIGRTHAVPGEGPPDARIMFIGEGPGYHEDRRGRPFVGPAGQFLDELLAMAGLRRTEVFIGNVVKCRPPQNRDPQPEEISVCTQAFLFRQIEALQPRVIVTLGRFSMNLFLPGEKISRIHGQPRKVDGRLIVPMIHPAAALHQPQNRPLIEADFRRLPEILAEAEREAAAEESAASVSDDEPPLEQLSLF
- a CDS encoding ribonuclease J, yielding MAKQRVRMIPLGGAGEVGRNMWVVEYGDEILILDCGVMFPEAEMLGVDLVLPDITYLREKTDKIKGILLTHGHEDHIGAVPHLIGDLGYPPIFATRLTHGLLGNKLKEHRLLDKVTQVVINDTDPFQVGSFTIEPFHIAHSIPDAVGFAINLPPGLVVYLTDWKLDHTPVDGKPTDIQKIAELGQRKPLVLITDCVRVETKGYTPSEQTVGEAFDNIFAIAPGRIIVATFASNISRVQQVIDSAEAYGRKVLIAGRSMENNSRIAFEMGFLRAEPGTLIRPNELSAYPDDQIAVICTGSQGEPMAALNRMANRDYPHVKIKPGDTVVVSATPIPGNEVSVGRVINNLFKLGAEVIYGGQANVHVSGHAAQEELKLVLSLLRPEFVVPFHGDYRHMVLYRKMAVGMGAGYTNDNVLIPEGGTIMEFSRGFGKITGKAPVGYIYVDGTTVGDVGNVVVRDRQMLAKDGMLIVVVGIDSATGELVSGPDVVSRGFVYMRQSQDLVEATKEAVRAALTTRNGVVSGAGVDASFINRKIKDVVSEFLYRETKRRPMVLPMVMEV
- a CDS encoding PPOX class F420-dependent oxidoreductase yields the protein MTQTEQKTAFSVLHRHQYANLFTFRKSGEAVKTPVWFALRDGKAYVMTTMDSGKVKRIRNNSRVLIGPSDRVGRPLGPTVEARARLLAPEEIAVAKDALDEKYGLLKAVFDFFATVADVKRAWIEIEPA